The following coding sequences are from one Acidobacteriota bacterium window:
- the gatA gene encoding Asp-tRNA(Asn)/Glu-tRNA(Gln) amidotransferase subunit GatA, with protein MSNSLLELTARQLCDRIRSGQVKAVEVCQAYLQQIGLHDRELGCYLTVDEEEALDQAREADKVLARSPREAGPLAGLPVALKDNIVTRGLRTSAGSRILEDFIPPYDAAVVSRLRQAGAVILGKTNMDEFAMGSSTENSAFFPTRNPHDRQRVPGGSSGGSAAAVAARLAPAALGSDTGGSIRQPAAFCGVSGLKPTYGRVSRYGLIAFGSSLDQIGPITRDASDAALLLDVLAGQDPNDATTSARPAPDFSEELQHDPQPLRIGVPRQWMGDEAGTGPDAEVKEAVEAALEKLQAQGCQIEEISLPHTSYAIEAYYIVAPAEASSNLMRYDGVRYGLRAENPRDLADMYRRTRTQGFGEEVKRRIMLGTFVLSAGYIEAFYSKAAKTRRVLLQDHLKAFETVDLIAGPVTPTPPFKLGEKTSDPWQMYLSDIYTVTANLTGLPALSVPLPAGPSGLPQALQLTAPHFQESRLLQTSRLLA; from the coding sequence ATGTCCAACTCCCTGCTGGAACTGACTGCCCGCCAACTGTGTGACCGCATCAGGTCGGGTCAGGTCAAGGCGGTTGAGGTGTGCCAGGCCTATTTGCAGCAGATCGGCCTTCACGACCGGGAATTGGGCTGCTACTTGACGGTCGATGAAGAAGAGGCCCTTGACCAAGCCCGCGAGGCCGATAAAGTCCTCGCCCGTTCGCCCCGGGAAGCCGGGCCGCTGGCTGGTCTTCCCGTCGCTCTCAAAGACAACATCGTGACCCGCGGGCTGCGCACCAGCGCGGGGTCCAGGATCCTTGAGGATTTCATTCCGCCTTACGACGCCGCCGTGGTCAGCCGGCTGCGCCAGGCGGGTGCGGTGATTTTGGGCAAGACCAACATGGACGAGTTCGCCATGGGGTCGAGTACCGAGAACTCGGCCTTTTTCCCGACCCGAAATCCTCACGACCGGCAGCGGGTGCCCGGCGGATCCTCGGGCGGATCGGCGGCCGCGGTGGCCGCCCGCCTGGCGCCGGCCGCCCTGGGCTCGGACACCGGGGGATCGATCCGCCAGCCGGCGGCCTTTTGCGGGGTCAGCGGACTCAAGCCCACCTACGGGCGCGTCTCCCGCTACGGCCTGATCGCCTTCGGCTCCTCCCTCGACCAGATCGGGCCCATCACCCGCGACGCCTCCGACGCGGCCCTGCTCTTGGACGTGCTGGCCGGGCAAGATCCCAACGACGCCACCACCTCGGCCCGTCCTGCACCCGATTTCAGCGAGGAATTGCAGCACGATCCGCAGCCGCTCCGCATCGGCGTCCCCCGCCAGTGGATGGGGGACGAGGCCGGGACAGGTCCTGACGCCGAGGTCAAGGAAGCCGTTGAAGCGGCCCTCGAGAAGCTGCAGGCCCAGGGCTGCCAGATTGAAGAAATCAGCCTGCCCCACACTTCCTACGCCATCGAGGCCTATTACATCGTGGCTCCGGCCGAAGCTTCTTCAAACCTGATGCGCTACGACGGCGTTCGCTACGGGCTGCGGGCCGAGAATCCCCGCGACCTGGCCGACATGTACCGCCGCACCCGCACTCAGGGATTCGGCGAAGAGGTCAAGCGCCGCATCATGCTGGGGACTTTCGTGCTCAGCGCCGGCTACATCGAGGCCTTCTACAGCAAAGCCGCCAAGACCCGGCGGGTGCTTCTGCAAGACCACCTCAAGGCCTTTGAGACGGTCGACCTGATCGCCGGACCGGTGACCCCGACGCCGCCCTTCAAGCTGGGCGAGAAGACCTCTGATCCCTGGCAGATGTATCTTTCTGACATCTATACGGTAACCGCCAACCTGACCGGCCTGCCGGCCCTCTCCGTGCCCCTGCCCGCAGGTCCTTCAGGCTTGCCCCAGGCCCTGCAACTGACGGCCCCCCACTTCCAGGAATCCCGTCTCCTGCAAACCTCCCGCCTGCTCGCTTGA